Genomic DNA from Paenibacillus donghaensis:
TGCATAGTCTCTGTACAGAAGCCACGCTTCTTCCTCGGTGTTTCCCACCAGTTCTTCCATCTGCATGCTGATCAAGCGTCCTTCATTGCCCAGTTCGTTGATATAGCGTTTAATTTCCATCTTAATGCGCAGCACCATTTCCACCCGCTGGATAACACCAACCACCTCAGCCACCGTTACAATTCCCTCATATTCGGAGGCAGAAAGATTGGTCAGGCCCTGATTGAGCACGGCCTTGTACTTCTCGAGCGTCTGAATGGCCTGGTTGGCCTTCGCCAAGATGGCGCCGATCTCCTTAAGCGCATAACGGATCGAGCCCTGGTACAAGGTAATGATGTTGCGCCGCTGGGAGATGGAGACCACCAGCTTGCCGGTCTGCTTCGCTACACGTTCCGCTGTCCGGTGGCGAATGCCTGTCTCAATGGAGGAGATGGAGGAGTCGGGAATCAGCTGCGTATTGGCGTACAGGATACGCTTCAGATCCTCACTCAGAATAATTGCCCCGTCCATCTTGGCCAGCTCATATAAATAATTGGGCGAAAAATCGCAGTTAATGGAGAAACCGCCATCGACAACTTCCATCACTTCAGGACTGTATCCAACTACGATCAGCGCTCCGGTCTTGGCCCGCAGCACATTCTCCAACCCTTCGCGGAACGGGGTTCCCGGTGCCGCCAGCCTGAGCAGATCATTCATATTCTCTAATTGGTTATATTCCTTCATCTGTATGTGCCCCCTAATCTAACGCGACCGATAGTGCATCTGCTACGGTACTGACGCCAATGATCTGGATATCCTGCGGATGTTTCCAGCCTTTCATACTCTTCTCCGGCATAATTACACGCCGAAAGCCAAGCTTCGCGGCTTCCTTGACGCGCGTCTCTGCGCGTGAGACGCCCCTCACTTCGCCCGTAAGCCCTACTTCACCGAAAAAAACATCGTAGGGTTTAGTCGATATATCACGAAAGCTGGAGGCGATACTGACGGCTACCGCCAGATCAATCGCAGGCTCATCCAGCTTCACTCCTCCGGCCACGTTCAGGTAAGCATCCTGATTCTGCAGAAACATGCCCATCCGTTTCTCCAGTACAGCGATAATAAGCGCCATCCGCTGGTGATCCATCCCGGTGCACATCCGCCGGGGTGAAGGGAAATGCGTAGAGGCTATCAGTGCCTGCAACTCGACCAGCACCGGCCGGGTCCCCTCCATACTGGCAACTACTGCAGATCCGGCTACACCAAGCGGACGTTCCGAGAGGAACAGCTCAGAAGGATTCTCCACCTCGGTAAGCCCCAGCTCTCCCATCTCGAAAATACCGATTTCATTCGTGGAGCCGAAGCGGTTCTTCACCGCCCGCAGCAGCCGGTACGTATGATGCCGCTCACCTTCAAAGTATAGTACACAGTCAACCATATGCTCCAGCATGCGAGGACCGGCAATGGCGCCTTCCTTGGTCACATGCCCTACCAGTACCGTAGCGATCCCCCGGATCTTGGCAATCCGCATGAATCTTGTTGTACATTCCCGTACCTGTGTCACACTGCCCGGTGCACTGGTAACCTCAGGCATAAACACCGTCTGAATCGAGTCAATGACCAAGAATTGCGGTTTGATCTGATCAATCGCTTCTTCGATGCTCTCCATATTGGTCTCACACAGCACATACAGCTCTGCCGACAACGCCCCAAGACGGTCAGCACGCAGCTTGGTCTGCCTAACGGATTCCTCGCCTGAGATATAGAGCACCCTCAGCCCTTGAGTGGTTAGCGCGTGGGAGGTCTGCAGCAGCAGGGTGGACTTGCCGATTCCGGGATCTCCCCCCACCAGCACAAGCGATCCGGGCACGATGCCTCCGCCGAGCACCCGATTCAGCTCACCGATGCCTGTCAAGATGCGAGGCTCCTTGTCACTTTCTATACTTATGATCGATTGTGCCTTTTCTTTACTATGAAAAATAGGGGCATTCATTCCCTGGGTTTTGACGACGCTTTCCGTTTCCTCCACCATGGAGTTCCATTCCTGGCACCCCGGGCATTTGCCGAACCATTTGGGTGATTCGTACCCGCATTCCGTGCAGAAAAATTTAGTTTTAGGTTTGGCCATGTGCTCTCCTAACTGTCTGAACTTCTAAAATTGCGGATATTTTTGTCCTAATCAAAGTTTACCATTTCTGCCCCTTTTACGAAAGGCCATTAAGAACTGGATTTACAGTTCGTACACTTACGCACCTGAAATGCAATGCAAATAACCATTGTTTCGCACTATGGAACAAAAAAAGCTTCCGTTCCTCTACATGAAGGAACGGAAGCTTTTTATCTTAAAATATAAGAATTTATAGGTTTTACGCTATAAAGTTTCTTCTTGGTGAAGCTTATTCAGCTTCGACTTCTTTTTCCAGAGATACCGGGTCTGGGGCAGCCACCTTAGTTACCACAAGCTCTCCGTTAACCTGGTCGATATTCAGGGAGTCGCCCTTCTGAATATTGCCTTTAAGCAATTCTTCAGACAGACGGTCTTCAATATGCTTCTGAATGGCCCGGCGCAGCGGACGTGCACCGAAGGCTGGGTCATAGCCTTCTTTGGCCAGGAACGCTTTGGCTTCATCAGTAAGCACGAAGTCAACATCATGCTCACGTAGCCGTTTGCGCAGATCATCCGACATTAAGGTGACGATCTCGGCAATATGCTTCTCATCCAGCGAGTGGAAAACAATGATCTCGTCGATCCGGTTAAGGAACTCTGGGCGGAAGCTCTTCTTCAGCTCTTCCATAACCTTGCCCTTCATATTGCCATAGTCCGCACCCGCATCCTGAACAGCGGTGAAGCCCAGTGTCGAGTTCTTGCGGATCGCTTGTGCACCCACATTGGAGGTCAGAATGATCAGCGTGTTGCGGAAATCGACTACCCGGCCTTTCGAATCGGTCAGACGACCGTCTTCCAGCACCTGCAGCAGAATGTTGAAGACTTCCGGGTGGGCTTTCTCGATTTCGTCCAGCAGCACCACGGAATATGGCTTGCGGCGTACCTTCTCGGTCAATTGTCCGCCTTCTTCATAGCCGACATATCCCGGAGGCGCACCGACCAGACGGGACGTGGAGTGCTTCTCCATGTATTCCGACATATCAATCCGGATCACGGCATTCTCATCGCCGAACATCGCTTCTGCCAACGCACGGGCCAGCTCGGTTTTACCTACACCGGTAGGACCAAGGAAGATAAAGGAGCCCATCGGACGTTTCGGGTCCTTTAGTCCTGCACGTGCCCGGCGCAGCGCCCGGCTGACAGCCTTGACGGCCTCATCCTGGCCAATTACGCGTTCATGCAGAATGGATTCCATGTTCAGCAGTCGGTCTGTCTCCTCTTCCTTCAGCTTGCTGACAGGAATGCCGGTCCAGCTGGCTACAACCTGGGCGATATCCTCAGGCGTAACCTCGGAGTCAGTACGGCCTTGCTTCTCTTTCCATTGGTTCTTGGTAGTGTCCAGTTCCTCACGGATCTTCTGCTCGGTATCGCGCAGCGCCGCTGCCTTCTCGAATTCCTGGCTCTGTACAGCCGAATCCTTCTCCTTGCGGATATCATCCAGACGCATTTCCAGTTCCTTCAGGTTGGGCGGAATCGTATATGAATTCAATCTTACCTTGGAGCCGGCTTCGTCAATCAGATCGATCGCTTTGTCCGGCAGGAAGCGGTCAGGAATGTAACGATCCGACAGCTTCACAGCTTCATGGATCGCTTCATCCGTAATCTTCACACGGTGATGGGCTTCATACCGGTCACGCAGACCGAAGAGAATCTGTACGGCTTCCTCCGGTGAAGGCTGATCCACTGTAATCGGCTGGAAGCGGCGCTCCAGCGCGGCGTCTTTCTCGATGTATTTGCGGTATTCGTCCAAGGTTGTTGCCCCGATGCACTGCAGCTCTCCACGGGCCAGTGCGGGCTTTAGAATGTTGGAGGCATCAATTGCGCCTTCCGCACCGCCTGCACCAATCAAGGTGTGCAGCTCATCGATGAAGAGAATAATATTTCCTGCCTGGCGAATCTCATCCATAATTTTCTTGAGACGGTCTTCGAATTCACCACGGTATTTCGTACCGGCAACAACAGAACCCATGTCCAGAGTCATTACACGTTTATCGCGCAGCGTCTCGGGGATCTCGTTGTTGATGATTTTCTGGGCAAGTCCTTCGGCGATCGCCGTTTTACCTACACCGGGTTCGCCGATCAGCACCGGATTGTTCTTCGTCCGGCGGCTCAGCACCTGAATTACGCGCTCAATTTCCTTGCTGCGCCCAATAACAGGGTCCAGGTTGCCGTCCTTCGCATAAGCGGTCAGATCGCGGGCCAGTCCATCCAGCGTTGGCGTACTGACGTTCGCCGGTGTACCACTGTGGCTGGAAGCCGCCTCGCTGCTGCCCAGGAGCTGCAGTACCTGCTGGCGCGCCTTATTGAGGCTGATGCCGAGGTTGTTCAGCACACGTGCCGCTACCCCTTCACCTTCACGGATAAGTCCAAGCAGGATGTGCTCTGTGCCGACATACGTATGGCCCAGCTTGCGGGCTTCGTCCATCGACAGCTCGATGACTTTTTTGGCGCGAGGAGTATACGCTATGTTCGTTGGCTGCTCCTGGCCTCTGCCGATCAGTGTTTCCACTTCATCCTGAATCTTCTCCAGACCCAGTCCCAAACCGATTAAAGCTTTGGCGGCAATGCCGTCCCCTTCACGAATAAGTCCGAGCAAAATATGTTCAGTGCCGATATTGTTGTGTCCTAGACGAACTGCTTCTTCCTGCGCCAGTGCCAACACCTTCTGTGCACGTTCCGTAAATCTTCCAAACATCATATCTCCTGCACCTCCATGAATAATAGATATCTATAGTTAATGTTGTGATCCCAAAGTTTCCCGGAGCAGCTTTGCCCGGTACATATCGCGTTCAGTGGCTGTCATCTCGTCACCGAACATTTTCTGCAGAAATCCTGGCTGTGTCTTCACATTCAGTTCATTCAGCACGGAAATCGATGGCCCCTCTAGAATGCCAAGGTCTACCCCCAGCCTTACATCGGACAGCCGCTGTGCCGACTCCTTCAGCTCCATCAGCGCCGCATACGACAATATTCCGTAGGAGCGCTTCACGCGGTCGGTAATCCGCAGGGCCGAATCGGAAAGCAGCCGTTCTCTTGCATTGCGTTCATGCTCAATGATCTGGGTGACTACACTATGCAGATTCTCGATAATCTCACTCTCGGTCTGGCCCAGCGTAATCTGGTTGGAAATCTGAAAGATATTCCCCACTGCTTCGCTGCCTTCCCCGTAAATTCCTCTAACGGTCAGCCCCACCTGATTCACAGCGGACAGAATCCGGTTGATCTGATGGGTCATCACCAGCGCCGGCAGATGAACCATTACGGATGCCCTCAGCCCTGTGCCCACATTGGTGGGACAGCTGGTGAGATAACCGCGCTTATCGTCAAAAGCATAATTGACTGCAGCCTCAAAGATGTCATCAATTGCAGTAGCGCGTTGCCATGCTTCCCGGACCTGCAGCCCCGGGTACAGACACTGGATGCGGAGGTGGTCCTCCTCATTGATCATAATGCTGACGGACTCATCATCATTCAGCACCACAGCACCACCGCGTGAATCGTTAGCCAGATTAGGACTGATGAGATGCTTCTCGACCAGTACCTTTTTGTCCAGCTCCTCCAGATCTTCAAGCTTCAGCAGTTCGAAAACGCCAAATCCAGTATCCGTTCCCTTATTGAATACGGGAGCCAGCTGCTTCAGCACCTCTTCGGCCTGCGCATGGGAAGCCAGCATGGGAAAAGGTAGCTGCTGCAAATTACGGGCGATTCGCATCCGGCTGCTAAGTACAATTTCACAGTGGCTGCCGCCGGAACGCATCCAATCGCTGAGGGCTTGTTCGGTAAACCGGAGACTTGACATGTCGTATCCCCCTTATATATCAAAGACTTTACTCTTGTGTAATTTCTTTTTCAAGTCGGCGGATCTGATCCCGCAGACCTGCTGCGGTTTCGAACTCTTCCTGAGAGATGCTCTGCTGAAGATCCTGCTTCAGCTCCTCAATTTGCCGCTTGAACATGATCTTCGCTCCCGCACGTTTGGGAAGCTTGCCTACATGGGATGTGCTGCCATGCACCCGCTTGAACAGCGGATCAAGCGCACTGTTGAAATAGTTGTAGCACGAGCTGCAGCCGAACCGGCCCAGCTTGCTGAACTGCGAATAAGTCATTCCACAGTTGTCACAGCGCAAGCTCTGCGTATTCTTGGTGGCGGCTGTCTTCTCCTTGCCGGCTCCTTCCAGATCAAGCAGACCGGACAGCAGGCTGTGGATGGAGAAGCCACCGGACGTTCCGGGGAGTACCTCCCCTTTCTCACGCGCACAGCTTTCGCAGATGTGAAACTCAGTCTTTTCTCCACTGACGATCTTGGTGAAATGAAGTGTTGCGGGTTTGACGCCGCATTCCTGGCATAACATAAACGTCAGGCCCTCCCTTATCGTTGACAATTATTTGCCTAACAAAGAGATTAACATAGCCTTCATGATCTTGGCACGAATCTCATCCCGGTACGGAAGATTAACCGCAAGGCATTCCCGGGAAACTGCGGAACGCATGAGACACGCTTCACGTTTGGTGAGAAACAGAGCTTCCTCCAGCTGATAAATCAGCCCGTCGGCAGCATTCTGATCAATCCCGCTGCCTATCGTATGATTCAGGTGCACATGGAGCGCCACGTTCTGGGGCAATTCAAACCGTTGAATTCGGATGTAGCCGCCGCCGCCGCGCTTGCTTTCCACTATATAGCCCTTCTCCAGAGTGAAGCGTGTACTAATTACATAATTAATCTGTGACGGTACGCATGAGAACTGGTCCGCCAGGTCATTCCGCTGGATTTCCACCGTACCTTCGGGACTTTCATGCAAAATATTCTTCAGATATTGTTCAATAATATCGGAGATATTGCGCATCACTCATCCTCCAGTATTCAAAGCATTATCATGCCGCTTACGGGTGATTTCTAACAAAATTTAACCTGCGTCCAGGCAGCGAATCTACATAGCGGCAGTCAACCACTATCCAAATTGCCTTAATCCTGATGCTGGAATGACCTAAATCCGTCAAGAATTGCCCCGATAAGCTTTTCGTTAGACTTTGACTTTCTTTGACTTTTTAACATTATACCATATTCTCACTGAATGCCAAGTGGGCAGTATTATTTTTTACGTATTGGAGCCAATGTATTCTTTAGAAAAAATCAAACAATGCCGTCTGGGCAGGCAGTACAGCCTCTTCCAGCCATTCGATTGCAGCCTCAGTACCGTTTAGCAGACCGAAGCGGGCCAACTCACTCGGGCGTTTATACCCAAGCAGCAGCACAGTTAATGTCCCTATACTGCATGTCAGCTCAGCCGTGTTGTCTTCCCCTTTTATTTGATTCAGCTGGGACTCCCCCTCCGCAGACACGTTCCATTCCCATAACCCGTTGTTCCAAGGAGCCTCATGATCTTCTATATAAAAGGTCTTCCTGCTTATTACCCCTTGTGCCCTTAGTTTGTAACGTTCCAATAAAGCTTGGGCATTAACGATCCGGGCCATGAAATAGGGATAATTCTCCTGGGCGATCCGGGGATCAGGCAGCAGATAAGGCAGCATGTCGTCAGCAGGCACCAGCTTGAGCGAAGCACTCGTTACCATCGAATCGTGGTTGGCCAAAAAAGTCCACAGTCCCTGCCGTGCCTGCTCGTTCAGATAAATGAATTCATCGATACGGAGCACCTTGTTTTCTATTTTATAGATCACATAGCCCTTAGGTTCACCCGATATGGAATAAAATACGGCTTGATGCCAATCCTCATTCAGAATGGAGTGCTCCCACCAATCGCGGTCCCGCTTCAGCGTACCGTTATAGTTGGCCGCAAATTGCTGATAGAGCCTGTCCAGCGTCTCCACAGTATCGACATCACGTTTTACAACGCCCTCTATCTCCACTTTTTTGGGAAAGTTGCTCACAGGAATGGTGTATTTCTTATATTCACAGAAGACTTCCCAACCAAATCTGCGGTAAAAAGGGATCAAAAACGGATGCAGCAGGGAAATGGCATGCCCAGCCTCATTCATGGTCTGCAGGGTGTGTGTCAGCAGTTTGGAGACCAGCCCTTGTCTGCGGTTCTCTGGCCAGGTGGCTACTCCGGCAATCCCTCCCATAGATACCGGTTGTCCCTGTATGTATATTTGCAAGGGGAGTATAGTTAATTTGGCACCCAATGCTTCCTGATCAAAAATCCCCCATATCCGGTCCGGTTTAAATCTCTGCTTAGCCTTCAATCGATCTTCATCAGACAGCTTGTACTGAAATGCATACTCAGACAAGCTAACGCTAACGTCGAATTCTTCCTCTTTCAGTTGCCTGATCTCCATCATATTCACCTCATTCATTGAATTATATTCTTTAAGAGAGTATACCAAGCTACCCCTGCCTAACGCTAATCCAAAAAAGCAGCCGATCATATCCAGTAAAGTTATCAACAGCTTACACACAGATAACTCAGTTGTTCATAGTTAAAATCGACGTCAACAAAAGTTATCCACTGTTTTCAATTATTTATCCACATATCCCGGAAAATATCCACAAAATCAGTGTATTACTCCACCTTTTCTTGACATATCTAATTCATTGTGTATAAAACAGGCTTGAAGAAAGCTGAAATATCCGCATATCCTGTAATTTGTTTATAACTTTTCTGTACATTTTCACGAACTATCCACAGGATCTCCACAGGCTGCACAACGCAAAAAAACCACTGTTGAGTGATCAACAGTGGTCTTCATGTGCTTGGCGGCGTCCTACTCTCCCAGGACCCTTCGGTCCAAGTACCATCGGCGCTGGAGGGCTTAACGGTCGTGTTCGGGATGGGTACGCGTGGAACCCCTCCGCTATCGCCACCAAACGGGTTTTTTCCGCTCGTGCTACTCCCCGAATTCCTTCAGGAAAATAACCGACTACAGAAAAGACATGCACCTTAAAATCTTTCAGGCTTAATCGCCTGAAAACTGAATCCGAAACAAATCTGCGTTTTAAGATGTGGATAAGCCCTCGACCGATTAGTATTGGTCAGCTCCATGCATTGCTGCACTTCCACCTCCAACCTATCTACCTCGTCGTCTTCAAGGGGTCTTACTAATTGGGAAATCTCATCTTGAGGGGGGCTTCACGCTTAGATGCTTTCAGCGCTTATCCCGTCCGTACGTAGCTACCCAGCCATGCTCCTGGCGGAACAACTGGTGCACCAGCGGTACGTCCATCCCGGTCCTCTCGTACTAAGGACAGCTCCTCTCAAATTTCCTGCGCCCACGACAGATAGGGACCGAACTGTCTCACGACGTTCTGAACCCAGCTCGCGTACCGCTTTAATGGGCGAACAGCCCAACCCTTGGGACCTACTTCAGCCCCAGGATGCGATGAGCCGACATCGAGGTGCCAAACCTCCCCGTCGATGTGGACTCTTGGGGGAGATAAGCCTGTTATCCCCAGGGTAGCTTTTATCCGTTGAGCGATGGCCCTTCCATGCGGTACCACCGGATCACTAAGTCCGACTTTCGTCCCTGCTCGACTTGTAGGTCTCGCAGTCAAGCTCCCTTATGCCTTTGCACTCTGCGAATGATTTCCAACCATTCTGAGGGAACCTTGGAACGCCTCCGTTACTCTTTAGGAGGCGACCGCCCCAGTCAAACTGCCCGCCTGACACGGTCCCCGTACCCGATA
This window encodes:
- the disA gene encoding DNA integrity scanning diadenylate cyclase DisA; translation: MKEYNQLENMNDLLRLAAPGTPFREGLENVLRAKTGALIVVGYSPEVMEVVDGGFSINCDFSPNYLYELAKMDGAIILSEDLKRILYANTQLIPDSSISSIETGIRHRTAERVAKQTGKLVVSISQRRNIITLYQGSIRYALKEIGAILAKANQAIQTLEKYKAVLNQGLTNLSASEYEGIVTVAEVVGVIQRVEMVLRIKMEIKRYINELGNEGRLISMQMEELVGNTEEEAWLLYRDYAREEQEDKIREIIAGLKRASDDELMDDNHIARLLGHSSTAVASEEIVTPRGYRLLNKIPRLPNVIIHNLVERFERLPNLMTASIAELDEVDGIGEVRARNIQDGLKRLQKQVLIDRQM
- the radA gene encoding DNA repair protein RadA is translated as MAKPKTKFFCTECGYESPKWFGKCPGCQEWNSMVEETESVVKTQGMNAPIFHSKEKAQSIISIESDKEPRILTGIGELNRVLGGGIVPGSLVLVGGDPGIGKSTLLLQTSHALTTQGLRVLYISGEESVRQTKLRADRLGALSAELYVLCETNMESIEEAIDQIKPQFLVIDSIQTVFMPEVTSAPGSVTQVRECTTRFMRIAKIRGIATVLVGHVTKEGAIAGPRMLEHMVDCVLYFEGERHHTYRLLRAVKNRFGSTNEIGIFEMGELGLTEVENPSELFLSERPLGVAGSAVVASMEGTRPVLVELQALIASTHFPSPRRMCTGMDHQRMALIIAVLEKRMGMFLQNQDAYLNVAGGVKLDEPAIDLAVAVSIASSFRDISTKPYDVFFGEVGLTGEVRGVSRAETRVKEAAKLGFRRVIMPEKSMKGWKHPQDIQIIGVSTVADALSVALD
- the clpC gene encoding ATP-dependent protease ATP-binding subunit ClpC; the protein is MMFGRFTERAQKVLALAQEEAVRLGHNNIGTEHILLGLIREGDGIAAKALIGLGLGLEKIQDEVETLIGRGQEQPTNIAYTPRAKKVIELSMDEARKLGHTYVGTEHILLGLIREGEGVAARVLNNLGISLNKARQQVLQLLGSSEAASSHSGTPANVSTPTLDGLARDLTAYAKDGNLDPVIGRSKEIERVIQVLSRRTKNNPVLIGEPGVGKTAIAEGLAQKIINNEIPETLRDKRVMTLDMGSVVAGTKYRGEFEDRLKKIMDEIRQAGNIILFIDELHTLIGAGGAEGAIDASNILKPALARGELQCIGATTLDEYRKYIEKDAALERRFQPITVDQPSPEEAVQILFGLRDRYEAHHRVKITDEAIHEAVKLSDRYIPDRFLPDKAIDLIDEAGSKVRLNSYTIPPNLKELEMRLDDIRKEKDSAVQSQEFEKAAALRDTEQKIREELDTTKNQWKEKQGRTDSEVTPEDIAQVVASWTGIPVSKLKEEETDRLLNMESILHERVIGQDEAVKAVSRALRRARAGLKDPKRPMGSFIFLGPTGVGKTELARALAEAMFGDENAVIRIDMSEYMEKHSTSRLVGAPPGYVGYEEGGQLTEKVRRKPYSVVLLDEIEKAHPEVFNILLQVLEDGRLTDSKGRVVDFRNTLIILTSNVGAQAIRKNSTLGFTAVQDAGADYGNMKGKVMEELKKSFRPEFLNRIDEIIVFHSLDEKHIAEIVTLMSDDLRKRLREHDVDFVLTDEAKAFLAKEGYDPAFGARPLRRAIQKHIEDRLSEELLKGNIQKGDSLNIDQVNGELVVTKVAAPDPVSLEKEVEAE
- a CDS encoding protein arginine kinase, giving the protein MSSLRFTEQALSDWMRSGGSHCEIVLSSRMRIARNLQQLPFPMLASHAQAEEVLKQLAPVFNKGTDTGFGVFELLKLEDLEELDKKVLVEKHLISPNLANDSRGGAVVLNDDESVSIMINEEDHLRIQCLYPGLQVREAWQRATAIDDIFEAAVNYAFDDKRGYLTSCPTNVGTGLRASVMVHLPALVMTHQINRILSAVNQVGLTVRGIYGEGSEAVGNIFQISNQITLGQTESEIIENLHSVVTQIIEHERNARERLLSDSALRITDRVKRSYGILSYAALMELKESAQRLSDVRLGVDLGILEGPSISVLNELNVKTQPGFLQKMFGDEMTATERDMYRAKLLRETLGSQH
- a CDS encoding UvrB/UvrC motif-containing protein produces the protein MLCQECGVKPATLHFTKIVSGEKTEFHICESCAREKGEVLPGTSGGFSIHSLLSGLLDLEGAGKEKTAATKNTQSLRCDNCGMTYSQFSKLGRFGCSSCYNYFNSALDPLFKRVHGSTSHVGKLPKRAGAKIMFKRQIEELKQDLQQSISQEEFETAAGLRDQIRRLEKEITQE
- a CDS encoding CtsR family transcriptional regulator; protein product: MRNISDIIEQYLKNILHESPEGTVEIQRNDLADQFSCVPSQINYVISTRFTLEKGYIVESKRGGGGYIRIQRFELPQNVALHVHLNHTIGSGIDQNAADGLIYQLEEALFLTKREACLMRSAVSRECLAVNLPYRDEIRAKIMKAMLISLLGK
- a CDS encoding GNAT family N-acetyltransferase codes for the protein MEIRQLKEEEFDVSVSLSEYAFQYKLSDEDRLKAKQRFKPDRIWGIFDQEALGAKLTILPLQIYIQGQPVSMGGIAGVATWPENRRQGLVSKLLTHTLQTMNEAGHAISLLHPFLIPFYRRFGWEVFCEYKKYTIPVSNFPKKVEIEGVVKRDVDTVETLDRLYQQFAANYNGTLKRDRDWWEHSILNEDWHQAVFYSISGEPKGYVIYKIENKVLRIDEFIYLNEQARQGLWTFLANHDSMVTSASLKLVPADDMLPYLLPDPRIAQENYPYFMARIVNAQALLERYKLRAQGVISRKTFYIEDHEAPWNNGLWEWNVSAEGESQLNQIKGEDNTAELTCSIGTLTVLLLGYKRPSELARFGLLNGTEAAIEWLEEAVLPAQTALFDFF